In Desulfuromonas sp. KJ2020, a single window of DNA contains:
- a CDS encoding type II toxin-antitoxin system RelE/ParE family toxin, whose translation MSYRVIFTPEAVDQLAALYHYIAEAASPEIAAQYTEAIVSYCESLHTFPHRGIMRDDVRPGLRITNYKKRTVIAFHVDTDLVSIIGVFYGGQDYETILPEKNSGDSNPGH comes from the coding sequence ATGAGTTATCGCGTCATCTTTACTCCTGAGGCCGTGGATCAACTTGCTGCCCTGTACCACTACATTGCAGAAGCGGCCTCTCCCGAAATTGCAGCGCAATACACCGAGGCAATCGTGAGCTACTGTGAGAGCCTACATACGTTCCCACATCGTGGCATAATGCGCGATGACGTGCGTCCAGGCTTACGTATAACCAATTACAAGAAACGTACAGTGATCGCTTTCCATGTTGACACCGATCTGGTTTCAATTATCGGCGTGTTCTACGGCGGCCAGGATTACGAAACAATCCTGCCAGAAAAAAACTCTGGCGACAGCAACCCTGGGCACTAA
- a CDS encoding type II toxin-antitoxin system ParD family antitoxin, whose amino-acid sequence MRTTQKMSITLPNEMADMVKKKVRAGEYASDSEVIREGLRALMARDRAVENWLHNQVGPSYDALKADPSRAVTIDQARARLAAEYTKTR is encoded by the coding sequence ATGCGAACCACCCAAAAAATGAGCATCACACTGCCTAACGAGATGGCGGACATGGTGAAAAAAAAGGTACGGGCCGGCGAGTACGCCAGTGACAGCGAAGTCATACGAGAAGGACTGCGGGCTCTTATGGCACGTGATCGCGCCGTTGAGAACTGGCTGCACAATCAAGTCGGACCTTCCTACGATGCGCTGAAGGCCGATCCATCTCGTGCCGTCACTATTGACCAAGCGCGTGCCCGACTGGCCGCCGAGTACACTAAAACACGATGA
- a CDS encoding L,D-transpeptidase family protein, whose amino-acid sequence MLTRILFLLLVTTLAFPLSAQSWYPRLVEDSYITSLDSPQIVGKNRPYYLGPDEDLIRLAWRGGLGYKALLHANPGVDPWLPKPGTEITLPYSMILPAGLTPGITINLAELRLYFIWEEDRQLRIRAYPISVGAEGLDTPEGLFSVKNRVQNPSWTAPASVREERPDGPLTIPPGPENPLGDYWIGLSIPGYGIHGTNKPLGVGRRVSHGCIRLYPEDVKDLFPRVKVGTPVRIIYQPIKMAVHDGVLLAEIHDDFLERVEDPLNESLRLRHALDWKGPIDWPELEKALQEARGIPLPISSPAESFAPLVLDAKVSY is encoded by the coding sequence ATGTTGACGCGAATTTTATTTCTGTTGCTGGTGACCACCCTGGCCTTCCCCCTCTCGGCTCAAAGCTGGTACCCCCGTTTGGTCGAGGACTCCTACATCACTTCTCTGGATTCCCCCCAGATCGTCGGGAAAAATCGGCCCTATTATCTGGGACCTGACGAAGACCTCATCCGGCTGGCATGGCGAGGCGGTCTGGGCTACAAAGCCTTGCTTCACGCCAATCCCGGCGTGGACCCTTGGCTGCCCAAACCCGGCACCGAAATCACTCTGCCCTACAGCATGATTCTCCCCGCCGGACTCACCCCGGGTATTACTATTAATCTAGCCGAACTGAGGCTTTATTTCATCTGGGAAGAAGACCGTCAGCTGCGCATTCGGGCCTATCCCATTTCCGTTGGAGCTGAAGGCCTCGATACGCCTGAAGGACTGTTTTCCGTCAAAAACCGCGTGCAGAACCCCTCGTGGACTGCGCCGGCGTCCGTGCGGGAAGAACGGCCCGACGGTCCTTTGACCATACCGCCGGGTCCAGAAAATCCGTTGGGGGATTACTGGATTGGTCTTTCCATCCCCGGCTATGGAATCCATGGCACCAACAAACCCCTTGGCGTCGGTCGTCGCGTCAGTCATGGCTGCATCCGGCTCTACCCCGAGGACGTCAAAGACCTGTTCCCTCGGGTAAAGGTCGGTACGCCGGTTCGCATCATCTATCAGCCCATCAAGATGGCCGTTCATGACGGTGTTCTCCTGGCAGAAATCCACGACGACTTTCTTGAACGAGTCGAAGATCCCCTGAACGAGTCCCTTCGCCTGCGGCACGCTCTCGACTGGAAAGGCCCTATCGATTGGCCGGAACTGGAAAAGGCCCTGCAGGAAGCGCGCGGCATTCCTCTCCCAATTTCCAGCCCAGCTGAGTCCTTCGCTCCTCTCGTTCTGGACGCTAAAGTCAGCTACTGA
- a CDS encoding autotransporter assembly complex family protein gives MRSRFHLIAVLLFFCLPFLWLPRPVAAAEPLRVKVSGVEGEILQNVEAALALPTGLIRNGQVDRRWLNHFVGQVPDKVRKAMEPYGYYSPLITADTVEDDQGLVLNVRIAPGKPVLVESVDLVLEGAGANDRRLKELLRRFPLRRGDPLRHDLYEEGKGALKARAIDSGYLQADYRLHEIRVDPTRYAADIRLVLETGPLTYFGLVFFEGAPNFPERFFHRYLAFKPGDVFSYEKLGQTQLNFLDSDRFREVVITPGLEAAVDQRVPVNIQLTPSPRQRLRPGVGYGTDSGARFTLKYKDVNSLHLGHELNADLMIAEYKQFLTSSYTIPSYRNKEAHTVFRLGVDREDIDTYTTRSIFAESERVYALGRGRLGSVFLRLLQEDYTIGGEDSRSRMVIPGLRYSARRYDDTVRPRKGFHLRAEIRGAHDSFGSDTSLLQGWIRANVLRPLPFRLSLIARVEGAATWQKDPIEEVPASLRFFAGGDNSVRGYRYQSLGPVDSEGEVVGGKHLLVGSLELERALFENWGVAVFYDAGNAYDTLTGITWAQGVGIGVRRYTLVGPVRLDVARQVGVDDPGYRFHISLGVGW, from the coding sequence TTGCGTAGTCGCTTTCATCTAATAGCTGTTCTTCTCTTTTTCTGTCTGCCTTTCCTCTGGCTGCCGAGGCCGGTAGCGGCGGCCGAACCCCTGCGTGTAAAGGTCTCCGGGGTTGAAGGGGAGATACTGCAGAACGTCGAGGCGGCTCTGGCCCTGCCGACGGGCCTGATTCGTAATGGCCAGGTGGATCGGCGCTGGTTGAACCACTTTGTCGGACAGGTGCCGGACAAGGTACGCAAGGCCATGGAGCCCTATGGCTATTACTCGCCGCTAATCACCGCCGATACGGTCGAAGATGACCAGGGCCTTGTTTTGAATGTACGGATCGCTCCGGGGAAACCGGTTCTGGTCGAATCGGTGGATCTGGTGCTGGAGGGGGCGGGCGCCAACGACAGGCGTCTTAAGGAGTTACTGCGCCGATTCCCGCTGCGCCGGGGCGACCCGCTTCGGCATGATCTCTACGAAGAGGGCAAGGGGGCCCTGAAGGCTCGGGCCATTGACAGCGGTTATCTGCAGGCGGATTATCGCCTGCACGAAATTCGGGTCGATCCAACGCGCTATGCCGCCGATATCCGACTGGTGCTCGAAACAGGCCCTCTGACCTATTTTGGCCTGGTGTTTTTTGAAGGCGCCCCCAACTTCCCTGAACGTTTTTTCCACCGCTACTTAGCCTTCAAACCGGGCGACGTATTTTCCTATGAAAAGCTGGGGCAGACCCAGTTGAACTTTCTGGATTCGGACCGCTTTCGGGAGGTGGTCATCACGCCCGGACTGGAAGCGGCGGTGGATCAGCGGGTGCCGGTCAATATCCAACTAACTCCCTCGCCCCGTCAGCGGCTGCGCCCCGGGGTTGGCTACGGCACGGATTCCGGCGCCCGCTTCACGTTGAAATACAAGGACGTGAACAGTCTGCATCTTGGCCATGAACTGAACGCCGATCTGATGATCGCCGAATATAAGCAATTTCTGACCTCGAGTTATACGATCCCCAGCTATCGCAACAAGGAGGCGCACACCGTTTTCCGTCTTGGTGTGGATCGCGAGGATATCGACACCTATACCACGCGCTCCATCTTTGCCGAGAGCGAGCGGGTCTATGCCCTGGGACGAGGACGTCTCGGCTCGGTCTTCCTGCGCCTGTTGCAGGAAGATTACACCATCGGCGGCGAAGATTCCCGCTCCCGCATGGTCATTCCCGGCCTGCGGTATTCAGCCCGTCGCTATGACGATACAGTCAGACCGCGCAAGGGATTTCATCTGCGGGCCGAAATCCGCGGCGCTCACGATAGTTTCGGGTCAGATACCAGTCTGCTGCAGGGGTGGATTCGGGCCAATGTCTTGAGGCCCTTGCCGTTTCGCCTTTCTCTGATTGCCCGGGTAGAAGGTGCGGCAACCTGGCAGAAGGACCCGATTGAGGAGGTACCCGCCTCCCTGCGGTTTTTCGCCGGAGGCGACAACAGCGTCCGCGGCTACCGCTATCAGTCCCTGGGGCCGGTCGATTCGGAAGGAGAGGTTGTCGGCGGCAAGCATCTGCTTGTCGGCAGTCTGGAACTGGAGCGGGCCTTGTTCGAAAATTGGGGCGTGGCCGTTTTTTATGACGCGGGCAACGCCTATGACACCCTTACGGGCATCACCTGGGCCCAGGGCGTCGGCATCGGGGTGCGCCGCTACACTCTCGTAGGGCCTGTGCGGTTGGATGTCGCCCGTCAGGTCGGCGTGGATGACCCCGGTTACCGTTTCCATATCAGTCTGGGGGTCGGATGGTAA
- a CDS encoding translocation/assembly module TamB domain-containing protein has product MVMSIRKKVLLSLVLLLMAGILVFAFWLLRTTAGASWLLSLTARSSAIDLQVKHLQGSLTDNLVLEEVQLRWADGEIEAAAFQLDWQPRDLLVGRLHLTTLALKQAVIRLPAAEKERVSPDGPTVLRWPDFPKLFKRVKVRIDHLGLQDVAFERAGQEILAGSLRARLGLDRGKVALEQLDLDSSVGRLQGFVHAGLLQPSLEGSLQVQLPQPVHEVNRLSLSLLPITVNDALLAVRLELTAAAGERPVGALDGNLSLFPDHLLFEDWILTQGEHTGQAEGRAELRFAESEPWLETDLQLTAWDLTPDLGYATSLSGQLSLQGSLSGYSGRFDLANNRPAWEEVALAGKVEGDTEGLFIRDLRGRWLEGEVAGDLALGWGQGFSLRAELQADALNPANIGPSWPAGPVEVDTRLDIDKGNLQALFLRLEGQGADVRLQGESLERIDVSVALSAGQTLLPVEIEQGGITGWVGWRAGQPFGTLAIRSSRLAGYGLEVDGLDLSLSRFERDAPFNVALETAQLAYGSLAFDGLRATLQGDLARHEGRAELRWPTGQGILALMGNYAEKHWRATVHRLGWEDAEAGTWDLEDRAEFHWSREEFGLTPLALTSPQGGRVEIGGTVEVSPLVISSQAQWQSLDLALLNVWSKDLELAGKSTGSLRLERFGAEAGRVLLHTETAGALSQKGQRVEFRDIRIDADWNSTGLQGEGLVLLPEGKVSAQIRSRQPTSFSLPSDYDFTLTWQDVHLDQFALLLKPLETDAILSGRLQGRYGEESGLVLDGTNDFSGSFLLGDLHLEARAASLGLVWDSRRFAFEGDVLFEEGGRLTAHLESEQEQARKPFTFPRQGKVAIEWSHLDLIALQPYLPLGMDLQGTLSGEVRGRWLDGWELNLAASAAIHDGLLQYHDEQGLVSVPLRESRFSLTWQKEHLQGEVSLALAEQGQGHGTFRIPLGARLPTSLKKEAPLRGELAVSAREEGLLAAVMPGVIQETQGQVELDLRLGGTWLAPQLTGQVGLTGGGAYVPAAGIQVKDVDLRVRFDGRRINIVAFRCESGGGTLAGEGTILLEQWRLADYRFSLQGNRFEVIRLPELRVKASPDLVVTGSQGRTSVTGEVQVPEILVFDRQAPATLRASHDVVIVGQEAKGKEIRPWQVDGRVRFVLGDRALVKVGGVDARLEGAVTVTMQGLDRITAQGQISVVDGAYAAYGLRLDIDRGSIVFGGGPVDQPSLDILALRHVGEVKAGVQITGTPRAPVVKLYSDPLMPDTDILSYVVLGRPLEGERGDSSALMLAAGALLTKGESAVLQDKIRRRFGLDVLDIQAGNGDVETSMVTIGKYLSPRLYISLGHSLFTQTNEVRLRYDISRRWQLETEMGTVSGADLFYKVEFQ; this is encoded by the coding sequence ATGGTAATGTCGATCCGTAAAAAAGTGCTCCTGTCTCTCGTCCTGCTGCTCATGGCAGGGATTTTGGTGTTCGCCTTCTGGCTGCTTCGTACCACGGCCGGTGCGTCCTGGCTCCTGAGCCTGACCGCCCGTTCGAGCGCGATCGATTTGCAGGTCAAGCACCTTCAGGGCAGCCTGACCGACAACCTGGTCCTTGAGGAAGTTCAGCTGCGTTGGGCTGATGGTGAGATCGAAGCCGCCGCTTTTCAGCTGGACTGGCAGCCCCGTGACCTTCTGGTTGGCCGACTTCATCTGACCACGCTGGCTCTGAAGCAGGCCGTGATCCGATTGCCGGCAGCGGAAAAGGAACGAGTCTCTCCTGATGGCCCTACTGTCCTGCGATGGCCCGATTTCCCCAAACTTTTCAAAAGAGTTAAAGTCCGGATTGACCATCTGGGGTTGCAGGATGTTGCCTTTGAACGCGCCGGACAAGAAATTTTGGCCGGTAGTCTGCGGGCACGGCTGGGGCTGGACAGGGGAAAGGTGGCCCTGGAGCAGTTGGATCTGGATAGCAGCGTCGGCCGTCTCCAGGGTTTTGTCCACGCCGGACTGCTGCAGCCCTCCCTCGAAGGATCTCTGCAGGTGCAATTGCCCCAGCCTGTTCATGAGGTGAACCGCCTGAGTCTTTCCCTGCTGCCCATCACCGTGAACGATGCCCTGCTGGCGGTCCGGCTGGAACTGACCGCCGCCGCTGGCGAGCGGCCTGTCGGGGCGCTGGATGGAAACCTGTCTCTCTTTCCCGACCACCTTCTTTTTGAGGACTGGATCCTGACGCAAGGGGAGCACACCGGTCAGGCCGAGGGGCGCGCCGAACTTCGCTTCGCCGAGAGCGAGCCCTGGCTGGAGACCGATCTGCAGCTGACCGCCTGGGACCTCACGCCGGACCTGGGTTATGCCACTTCCTTGTCCGGCCAGCTATCCCTGCAGGGCTCCCTGTCCGGCTACTCGGGACGGTTTGACCTCGCCAACAACCGGCCTGCCTGGGAGGAGGTTGCCTTGGCCGGCAAGGTGGAAGGCGACACGGAGGGCCTTTTTATTCGTGATCTGCGGGGGCGGTGGCTCGAGGGCGAGGTGGCCGGCGACCTGGCCCTCGGGTGGGGTCAGGGCTTCAGCCTTCGTGCGGAGCTGCAGGCTGACGCTCTCAACCCGGCCAACATCGGGCCATCATGGCCGGCTGGCCCTGTGGAGGTTGACACCCGCCTCGATATCGATAAGGGAAATCTTCAGGCCCTTTTTCTTCGTCTGGAGGGGCAGGGAGCGGACGTTCGCCTGCAGGGAGAGTCTCTGGAACGCATCGATGTGTCCGTGGCGCTCTCGGCAGGGCAGACTCTGCTCCCCGTTGAAATTGAGCAGGGAGGCATAACCGGCTGGGTCGGTTGGCGTGCTGGTCAGCCTTTCGGCACCCTGGCCATCCGGTCTTCTCGTTTGGCAGGCTATGGCCTTGAGGTAGACGGGCTGGACCTTTCCTTGTCCCGCTTCGAACGCGATGCTCCCTTTAACGTCGCCCTGGAAACAGCTCAACTGGCCTATGGAAGCCTGGCTTTCGACGGCCTGCGAGCGACGCTGCAGGGCGATCTGGCCCGGCATGAAGGGCGCGCAGAGCTGCGCTGGCCGACGGGGCAGGGGATTCTGGCTTTGATGGGAAACTATGCCGAGAAACACTGGCGGGCCACTGTTCATCGCCTGGGCTGGGAGGATGCCGAGGCCGGCACCTGGGATCTTGAGGATCGGGCCGAATTTCATTGGTCCAGGGAAGAATTCGGACTCACCCCTCTGGCTTTGACCAGCCCGCAAGGGGGAAGGGTCGAGATCGGGGGAACCGTCGAAGTATCTCCGCTGGTTATTTCGTCTCAGGCGCAATGGCAGAGCTTGGATCTGGCCTTGCTCAATGTCTGGTCAAAGGATCTGGAGCTCGCCGGGAAAAGCACGGGCTCGCTGCGTCTTGAACGCTTCGGTGCGGAGGCGGGCCGTGTCCTTCTGCACACCGAAACAGCCGGAGCGCTGTCACAAAAAGGACAACGGGTGGAGTTTCGCGACATCCGCATCGATGCGGACTGGAACTCCACCGGTCTGCAGGGTGAGGGTCTGGTTCTGCTGCCTGAGGGGAAGGTTTCGGCCCAGATTCGTTCCCGGCAGCCGACAAGCTTTTCGCTACCGTCGGACTATGACTTTACCCTGACCTGGCAGGATGTTCATCTCGACCAGTTTGCTCTGCTACTGAAACCGCTGGAGACGGACGCCATCCTGTCCGGACGTCTGCAGGGGCGTTATGGTGAGGAATCCGGTCTGGTGCTGGACGGCACGAACGATTTTTCCGGCAGCTTCCTGCTGGGCGATCTGCACCTGGAGGCCCGGGCCGCCTCCCTGGGGCTGGTGTGGGATTCCCGCCGCTTCGCTTTTGAGGGCGATGTCCTGTTTGAAGAAGGCGGCAGACTGACCGCTCATCTCGAGTCAGAGCAGGAACAGGCGAGAAAACCATTCACCTTTCCGAGGCAGGGCAAGGTCGCCATCGAGTGGAGTCACCTTGACCTGATCGCGTTGCAGCCCTACCTGCCCCTCGGCATGGACCTGCAGGGCACCCTGTCGGGCGAAGTTCGTGGTCGCTGGTTGGATGGCTGGGAGCTGAACCTGGCGGCCTCGGCGGCCATCCACGATGGTCTACTGCAATATCATGATGAACAGGGACTGGTGTCGGTGCCGCTGCGTGAGTCCCGTTTCTCCTTGACCTGGCAGAAAGAACATCTGCAGGGCGAAGTGTCTCTTGCCCTGGCCGAGCAGGGTCAGGGACACGGCACTTTTCGCATCCCGCTTGGGGCCAGGCTGCCGACAAGCTTGAAAAAGGAAGCGCCCCTGCGGGGAGAATTGGCCGTATCCGCTCGCGAAGAGGGCTTGCTGGCCGCCGTTATGCCCGGGGTGATTCAGGAAACCCAGGGGCAGGTCGAGCTGGACCTGCGTCTGGGCGGAACCTGGCTGGCGCCCCAGTTGACGGGGCAGGTGGGGCTGACAGGAGGTGGAGCCTATGTGCCGGCCGCCGGCATCCAGGTCAAGGATGTGGACCTGCGGGTCCGTTTTGATGGCCGGCGCATAAATATCGTGGCGTTCCGTTGCGAATCCGGGGGTGGCACCTTGGCGGGGGAGGGCACGATTTTACTGGAGCAGTGGCGCCTGGCGGACTATCGCTTTTCGCTGCAAGGTAACCGTTTCGAGGTCATCCGGCTGCCTGAACTTCGCGTGAAGGCCAGTCCCGATCTGGTTGTCACCGGGTCTCAGGGGCGCACTTCCGTCACGGGAGAGGTCCAGGTGCCGGAGATCCTCGTGTTTGATCGGCAGGCGCCGGCTACCCTGCGAGCCAGCCACGATGTGGTCATTGTTGGCCAGGAAGCGAAAGGAAAGGAAATCCGTCCCTGGCAGGTGGATGGCCGGGTCCGGTTTGTTCTGGGAGATCGTGCCCTGGTGAAGGTCGGCGGGGTAGATGCTCGCCTGGAGGGCGCGGTCACGGTTACAATGCAGGGGCTGGATCGGATAACGGCCCAGGGACAGATCTCGGTGGTGGACGGCGCCTACGCCGCTTATGGACTGCGGCTGGATATCGACCGGGGGAGTATCGTGTTCGGCGGCGGACCGGTCGATCAGCCTTCGCTGGATATTCTGGCCCTGCGCCATGTCGGCGAAGTGAAGGCCGGGGTGCAGATCACCGGGACCCCAAGGGCGCCCGTGGTGAAACTCTATTCGGACCCTCTCATGCCGGACACGGATATCCTCTCCTACGTGGTGTTGGGACGCCCCCTGGAGGGTGAAAGGGGCGATTCCAGTGCCCTTATGCTGGCGGCCGGCGCTTTGCTGACCAAGGGGGAGTCCGCCGTACTGCAGGACAAGATACGTCGCCGTTTCGGCCTTGACGTGCTCGATATCCAGGCCGGCAACGGCGATGTGGAGACCTCCATGGTCACCATCGGCAAATATCTCAGCCCCCGCCTCTACATCAGCCTGGGGCATTCCCTTTTTACCCAGACCAACGAGGTGCGTCTGCGTTACGACATCTCCAGGCGCTGGCAGCTGGAAACCGAAATGGGAACGGTCAGCGGCGCCGACCTCTTTTACAAGGTCGAGTTCCAGTGA
- the ndk gene encoding nucleoside-diphosphate kinase, with protein MERTFAIIKPDAFAAGNAGKILARIYAEGFKVVGLKKLYMSKVEAEGFYYVHKERPFFGELTDFMSSGPCVVMVLEAAGAIKKWRDLMGATNPAEAAEGTLRKEFGTSIGENATHGSDAPETAAFEIPYFFSGLELL; from the coding sequence ATGGAAAGAACATTCGCCATTATCAAACCCGACGCCTTCGCTGCCGGCAACGCCGGTAAAATCCTGGCCCGCATCTATGCCGAGGGCTTCAAGGTCGTTGGCCTCAAGAAGTTGTATATGAGCAAGGTTGAGGCCGAAGGTTTCTACTACGTTCACAAAGAGCGCCCCTTTTTCGGCGAGCTGACCGACTTCATGAGCAGCGGTCCCTGCGTGGTTATGGTTCTTGAGGCCGCTGGCGCTATTAAGAAGTGGCGTGACCTCATGGGTGCTACCAACCCGGCCGAAGCCGCCGAGGGCACCCTGCGCAAGGAGTTCGGGACCTCTATCGGCGAGAACGCGACGCACGGTTCCGACGCTCCCGAAACGGCCGCCTTCGAGATCCCTTACTTCTTCTCCGGCCTGGAACTGCTCTAA
- the rlmN gene encoding 23S rRNA (adenine(2503)-C(2))-methyltransferase RlmN — translation MDKPQRIDIKSLTFEALVDFLSAFGKEKFRARQIIRWIYGRGVTSFAEMTDLSKDLREQLAEKAYISDWTPEVTETSSDGTKKYLFRLADGQTVESVRIPMENDRSTVCISTQVGCAMQCAFCLTGTFGLSRNLETAEIVNQVCAVAKDGPVNNIVLMGMGEPLHNLDNVVDALKILYLDDGMGFGTRKVTLSTCGLVPEMLELAKRIPVNLAVSLNATTDEVRDRLMPVNRRYPLKELMAACRAYPLKPHQRITFEYILIRGVNDSLDDAKRLVKLLHGIKAKVNLIPFNEHAGSDFKAPMPAEIEAFQTYLLDRNIVAIRRASKGQDISAACGQLKGRLDDKA, via the coding sequence ATGGATAAGCCGCAACGCATTGATATTAAAAGTTTAACCTTTGAGGCCTTGGTCGATTTTCTTTCCGCTTTCGGCAAGGAGAAATTTCGCGCCCGGCAGATCATTCGCTGGATTTACGGACGCGGTGTAACCTCTTTTGCCGAAATGACCGACCTGTCCAAGGATCTCAGGGAGCAGCTGGCCGAAAAGGCCTATATCTCCGACTGGACCCCTGAGGTCACGGAGACGAGCAGTGACGGCACCAAAAAATACCTCTTTCGCCTTGCCGACGGGCAGACGGTGGAATCCGTCCGCATCCCCATGGAAAACGACCGTTCCACCGTCTGTATTTCCACCCAGGTCGGCTGCGCCATGCAATGCGCCTTCTGCCTGACCGGTACCTTTGGCCTTAGCCGGAATCTGGAAACAGCAGAAATCGTCAATCAGGTCTGTGCTGTTGCCAAGGATGGCCCGGTCAACAACATTGTCCTGATGGGTATGGGCGAGCCCCTGCATAATCTGGATAACGTGGTGGACGCTTTAAAAATTCTCTACCTGGATGACGGCATGGGGTTCGGTACCCGCAAGGTGACCCTGTCGACCTGCGGCCTGGTTCCTGAGATGCTTGAACTGGCCAAACGCATTCCCGTCAACCTGGCGGTTTCCCTCAATGCCACCACGGACGAGGTGCGTGATCGTCTGATGCCGGTGAACCGCCGTTACCCGCTGAAAGAGCTGATGGCCGCCTGCCGCGCCTATCCCCTGAAACCCCATCAGCGCATCACCTTTGAATATATTCTGATTCGTGGCGTCAACGACAGCCTCGACGACGCCAAACGTCTGGTCAAGCTGCTGCACGGGATCAAGGCCAAGGTCAATCTGATCCCTTTTAACGAGCATGCCGGTTCGGATTTCAAGGCGCCGATGCCGGCGGAGATCGAGGCTTTCCAGACCTATCTGCTTGATCGCAACATTGTCGCCATCAGGCGAGCCAGCAAGGGACAGGATATCTCGGCGGCCTGTGGTCAGCTCAAGGGGCGACTTGACGATAAAGCCTGA
- the mtnP gene encoding S-methyl-5'-thioadenosine phosphorylase, translated as MTQPVIGVIGGSGLYQMEGLTKVRNVRVETPFGDPSHDFITGELEGLKVVFLPRHGEGHRLLPSEVNYRANIYGMKKLGVSRIISVSAVGSMKEEIVPGHIVIPDQFFDRTQGKRASTFFGDGVVGHIQFADPVCGDLAAVLHQASVTVGAQVHKGGTYICIEGPNFSTRAESKVFRSWGVDVIGMTNLPEARLAREAEICYATVALATDYDCWHEEHDDVSVEAVLAIVKQNVETARKIIREAVRNLAAAPTCACGEALKFAIMTNKEIIPAKTREKLQVVMGKYL; from the coding sequence ATGACCCAGCCTGTCATCGGCGTTATCGGAGGCAGCGGCCTCTATCAGATGGAAGGGCTCACCAAGGTGCGGAACGTCCGGGTGGAAACCCCCTTCGGCGACCCTTCCCACGATTTCATCACGGGCGAACTCGAAGGCCTCAAGGTCGTTTTTTTGCCCCGGCACGGGGAAGGGCATCGCCTGCTGCCCTCGGAAGTCAACTACCGCGCCAATATCTACGGTATGAAAAAACTCGGCGTCAGTCGCATCATTTCCGTCTCTGCCGTCGGCAGCATGAAGGAGGAGATCGTGCCCGGGCATATTGTCATCCCCGATCAGTTCTTTGACCGCACCCAGGGCAAACGGGCCTCGACCTTTTTCGGCGACGGGGTCGTCGGCCACATTCAATTTGCCGACCCGGTCTGTGGTGATCTGGCCGCCGTTCTGCATCAGGCGTCCGTGACTGTGGGTGCCCAGGTGCACAAGGGAGGCACCTACATCTGCATTGAAGGCCCCAATTTTTCCACCCGGGCCGAATCGAAGGTCTTCCGCAGCTGGGGGGTCGATGTCATCGGCATGACCAACCTGCCCGAAGCCCGTCTGGCCCGGGAAGCGGAGATCTGTTACGCTACGGTGGCACTGGCCACCGATTACGACTGCTGGCATGAGGAGCATGACGACGTTTCCGTGGAGGCGGTGCTGGCCATCGTCAAACAGAACGTCGAGACGGCGCGCAAAATCATCCGGGAAGCCGTGCGGAATCTGGCGGCTGCCCCGACCTGTGCCTGTGGTGAAGCGTTGAAATTCGCCATTATGACCAATAAGGAGATCATTCCGGCGAAGACCCGGGAAAAGCTTCAGGTGGTCATGGGCAAGTATCTTTGA
- a CDS encoding PfkB family carbohydrate kinase translates to MSILVVGSVAFDSVETPFGQGDDVLGGSATYFSTAASFFDEVRLVAVVGEDFPSEHLEFLRSRNVDLSGLQVVSGETFRWKGRYGYDLNEAQTLETHLNVFESFAPQLSPVHREADFVFLANIDPELQLQVLQQVEKPQLVACDTMNFWIEGKKDALLETLKRVDIFLINEGEARQLSGEPNLMKAAAKILAMGPETLVIKRGEYGVLMFREHSVFAAPAYPLESVFDPTGAGDTFAGGFMGYLASTKNLTESGLRQAIVFGSVMASFNVEDFSLDRMRSLRYSDIEDRYRKVKLLTEFEGL, encoded by the coding sequence ATGAGCATCCTTGTGGTAGGTTCCGTTGCGTTTGATTCGGTGGAAACGCCTTTTGGCCAGGGGGACGATGTCCTTGGCGGCTCGGCGACCTATTTTTCCACCGCGGCCAGCTTTTTTGACGAGGTTCGGCTGGTGGCCGTGGTCGGCGAAGATTTCCCGTCCGAGCACCTTGAGTTTCTGCGTTCTCGCAACGTTGATCTGAGCGGCCTGCAGGTCGTTTCAGGAGAAACATTCCGTTGGAAGGGACGTTACGGATACGATTTGAATGAGGCTCAAACTCTGGAAACCCATCTGAACGTCTTTGAGTCTTTCGCCCCCCAGTTGTCGCCGGTACACCGTGAGGCTGATTTTGTTTTTTTGGCCAATATCGATCCGGAACTGCAGCTTCAGGTGCTTCAGCAGGTCGAAAAACCCCAACTGGTGGCCTGCGATACCATGAATTTCTGGATAGAGGGGAAGAAGGACGCGCTCCTGGAAACGCTCAAGCGCGTCGATATCTTTCTTATCAACGAAGGGGAGGCGCGTCAGCTATCCGGCGAGCCCAACCTGATGAAGGCCGCTGCAAAAATCCTGGCCATGGGGCCCGAGACTCTGGTGATCAAGCGGGGTGAATATGGCGTGCTCATGTTTCGGGAACATTCCGTATTTGCGGCCCCGGCCTATCCGCTTGAGTCCGTCTTTGATCCCACGGGCGCCGGAGATACTTTCGCCGGTGGGTTCATGGGATATCTGGCCTCCACCAAAAACCTGACGGAGTCCGGCCTGCGCCAGGCGATCGTGTTCGGCAGTGTCATGGCCTCGTTCAACGTCGAAGATTTCAGTCTGGACCGTATGCGCTCCCTTCGCTACAGCGACATTGAAGACCGTTACCGCAAGGTGAAGCTGTTGACGGAATTCGAAGGCCTGTGA